One segment of Geminicoccaceae bacterium DNA contains the following:
- the chrA gene encoding chromate efflux transporter, with the protein MSVCRRNAGKAVTVSEVQSRRAGSGGTPGEVFGVFMKLGLTSFGGPVAHLGYFRDELVTRRKWLDDRAFADLVALCQFLPGPASSQVGFALGLMRAGWLGALAAFVAFTLPSALVLLAFAMTASSISGPVGSGALHGLKIVAVAIVAQAVWGMARTLCPDRERAAIAAGAVIWLALVPGAFGMAGAILIGAIAGLILGRGAAGSVGAPVAMPVRRRDAGMALTVFAALLVCLPLAAGGSQLLAVIDSFYRAGALVFGGGHVVLPLLQAGVVQPGWVTPDAFLAGYGAAQAVPGPLFTFAAYLGALLVPGPDGVAGAAIALVAVFLPGFLVLIGVLPFWDRFRMMAPAQSAMQGANAAVVGILAAALYAPVFTGAIGDQGDFALALACFVLLVAWKAPPWTVVLAAAVGGITMAVVRTSGIISF; encoded by the coding sequence ATGTCGGTATGTCGACGAAACGCGGGAAAGGCCGTGACTGTAAGTGAGGTGCAGTCGAGGCGTGCCGGGTCCGGGGGGACTCCGGGGGAGGTTTTCGGCGTCTTCATGAAACTGGGTCTGACTTCGTTCGGCGGGCCCGTCGCGCATCTCGGATATTTTCGCGATGAGCTGGTCACGCGGCGCAAGTGGCTCGACGATCGCGCCTTTGCCGATCTGGTCGCCCTGTGCCAGTTCCTGCCCGGGCCGGCTTCGAGCCAGGTGGGGTTTGCACTGGGGCTGATGCGGGCGGGCTGGCTCGGCGCGCTCGCGGCCTTTGTCGCCTTTACCCTGCCTTCCGCCCTGGTCCTGCTCGCCTTCGCCATGACGGCCTCGTCGATATCCGGCCCGGTCGGGTCCGGTGCCCTGCACGGGCTGAAGATCGTCGCCGTGGCCATTGTCGCGCAGGCGGTGTGGGGCATGGCCAGGACCCTGTGTCCCGATCGTGAACGTGCGGCCATCGCCGCGGGTGCCGTGATCTGGCTCGCGCTGGTTCCCGGTGCGTTCGGAATGGCGGGTGCCATCCTCATTGGCGCCATCGCCGGCCTGATTCTGGGCCGGGGTGCGGCGGGGTCCGTCGGCGCCCCTGTTGCCATGCCCGTCCGCCGCAGGGATGCGGGCATGGCCCTGACGGTCTTTGCCGCCCTTCTCGTTTGCCTGCCGCTCGCCGCCGGCGGGTCGCAGTTGCTGGCGGTCATCGACAGTTTCTATCGGGCGGGGGCACTGGTGTTCGGGGGAGGTCATGTCGTGCTGCCCCTCCTGCAGGCTGGTGTCGTGCAGCCCGGCTGGGTCACGCCCGACGCGTTCCTCGCCGGCTATGGCGCGGCACAGGCGGTGCCCGGGCCGCTCTTCACCTTCGCCGCCTATCTCGGCGCGTTGCTCGTCCCGGGGCCGGATGGTGTCGCCGGAGCGGCGATCGCGCTGGTTGCGGTGTTCCTGCCGGGCTTCCTGGTCCTGATCGGCGTCCTGCCGTTCTGGGACCGGTTCCGGATGATGGCGCCGGCACAATCGGCCATGCAGGGGGCCAATGCCGCGGTCGTCGGAATTCTCGCAGCGGCGCTCTATGCTCCCGTTTTCACCGGTGCCATCGGAGATCAGGGCGACTTCGCGCTGGCGCTTGCATGCTTCGTTCTGCTGGTGGCATGGAAGGCGCCACCCTGGACCGTCGTCCTCGCAGCGGCCGTCGGTGGCATCACCATGGCGGTCGTGCGAACGTCGGGGATCATTTCCTTTTAA
- a CDS encoding polyprenyl synthetase family protein — MLQARMLIGDDLVGVNALIVERMESEVPLIPELARHLIAAGGKRIRPVLTLLAARLCGYAGDRHVALAACVEFIHTATLLHDDVVDESDLRRGRSTANALWGNKAPVLVGDFLFSRAFELMVSDGSLRVLEILSNASAVIAEGEVAQLVTANDMSTDEDAYFNVIRSKTAALFRAASRIGAVVAGRPHEEEVALAAFGEELGIAFQLVDDALDYAARQALLGKTVGDDFVDGKVTLPAIIAYREGNEDERSFWRRTMEEQVQSPGDLKQAQAFLARHRAIERTIDRAIEAGQRARDSLSIFPDNPTRRAMLDLVDFATRRAF; from the coding sequence ATGTTGCAGGCGCGCATGCTGATTGGCGACGATCTCGTCGGTGTGAACGCGCTCATCGTCGAACGCATGGAAAGTGAAGTTCCGCTCATTCCCGAACTCGCGCGCCATCTGATCGCGGCCGGCGGCAAGCGCATCCGCCCGGTCCTCACGCTTCTTGCTGCCCGGCTCTGCGGATATGCGGGCGATCGTCATGTCGCCCTTGCCGCCTGCGTCGAGTTCATTCACACGGCCACGCTCCTGCACGATGACGTCGTCGACGAAAGCGATCTGCGCCGAGGCCGATCCACCGCCAATGCTCTCTGGGGCAACAAGGCGCCCGTGCTCGTCGGCGACTTCCTCTTTTCCCGTGCCTTCGAGCTCATGGTCTCCGATGGCTCGCTGCGCGTGCTCGAAATCCTTTCCAACGCGTCTGCCGTCATTGCAGAAGGCGAGGTGGCCCAGCTCGTCACCGCCAATGACATGTCGACCGACGAGGACGCCTATTTCAACGTCATCCGGTCCAAGACCGCCGCCCTCTTCAGGGCGGCCAGCCGCATCGGTGCCGTCGTCGCCGGCCGTCCGCACGAGGAGGAGGTCGCCCTTGCCGCATTCGGCGAGGAACTGGGTATTGCCTTCCAGCTCGTCGACGATGCGCTGGACTACGCCGCCCGTCAGGCGCTGCTCGGCAAGACCGTCGGCGATGATTTTGTCGATGGCAAGGTTACGCTGCCGGCGATCATCGCCTATCGCGAAGGCAATGAGGACGAACGCTCCTTCTGGCGGCGTACCATGGAGGAACAGGTTCAATCGCCGGGCGATCTCAAGCAGGCCCAGGCCTTCCTCGCGCGGCACCGGGCCATCGAGCGTACCATCGACCGGGCCATCGAGGCCGGCCAGCGGGCGCGGGACAGCCTTTCGATCTTCCCCGACAACCCGACGCGCCGGGCCATGCTCGACCTCGTCGACTTCGCCACCCGCCGCGCTTTCTGA